The following are encoded in a window of Helicobacter ganmani genomic DNA:
- a CDS encoding beta-ketoacyl-ACP synthase III has translation MSVKIPIYASLSSIGAYVPSRIVSNEDLSKIVETSDEWITKRTGIKERRFAEDNEATSDLATKAARIAIERAQIDISVIDAVVVATISPDFFCMPSTACVVANNLGIINKPAFDIAAACSGFIYLLSLAKSFIESQTYKNILIIGAEKISSILDMEDRSTCVLFGDGAGAAVIRATEDKSLSVLDVQCAANGQYQELLMTPGCGSRYPASAEILRERLQFIKMKGNETFKIAVKTLTKDVVEILQRNHLSKDEIDFFVPHQANLRIISAVGEALGFSSEKVALTVQKYGNTSAASIPMAINDLYESGKIKQGSKLLLDAFGGGLTWGSAILAFGGQ, from the coding sequence TTGTTGAGACGAGTGACGAATGGATTACGAAACGCACAGGCATCAAAGAAAGGCGATTTGCAGAGGACAATGAAGCAACAAGTGATTTGGCAACCAAAGCCGCAAGAATCGCAATAGAGCGCGCACAGATTGATATTAGTGTGATTGATGCGGTGGTTGTTGCTACAATCTCTCCTGATTTCTTTTGTATGCCCTCAACAGCGTGTGTAGTGGCAAATAACTTAGGAATCATCAATAAACCTGCTTTTGATATTGCAGCGGCTTGCAGCGGATTTATCTATCTCCTCTCTCTTGCAAAATCTTTCATAGAATCCCAGACTTACAAAAATATCTTGATTATTGGTGCGGAAAAGATTTCAAGTATTTTAGATATGGAAGACCGTAGCACTTGTGTTTTGTTTGGTGATGGAGCGGGAGCTGCGGTTATTCGTGCAACAGAGGATAAAAGCCTTAGCGTATTAGATGTGCAGTGTGCTGCAAATGGGCAATATCAAGAGCTTTTGATGACACCAGGTTGTGGCAGTCGTTATCCTGCAAGTGCTGAAATTTTGAGAGAACGTTTGCAATTTATCAAAATGAAAGGCAATGAGACTTTTAAAATTGCGGTAAAAACTTTGACAAAAGATGTGGTAGAGATTCTACAAAGAAATCATCTCTCCAAAGACGAGATTGATTTTTTTGTCCCACATCAAGCAAATTTACGCATTATTTCTGCAGTAGGAGAGGCATTGGGATTCTCAAGTGAAAAAGTCGCCCTCACTGTGCAAAAATATGGCAACACTTCCGCTGCTTCCATTCCTATGGCTATCAATGATTTATACGAAAGCGGTAAAATCAAGCAGGGTTCAAAACTGCTTTTGGACGCTTTTGGTGGTGGCTTGACTTGGGGTTCAGCGATTCTTGCCTTTGGCGGTCAATGA